A stretch of the Planktothricoides raciborskii GIHE-MW2 genome encodes the following:
- the cpdA gene encoding 3',5'-cyclic-AMP phosphodiesterase, translating into MVYPAPLRIAQLTDLHLFADPGKKMMGLATARSFQAVITHLQQLEHQPDILLLTGDLSQDETPQSYEYLGNVLRPLGIPTYWIPGNHDDLLAMERILSQPPIYLNKSVQVGNWHFILLCSNIPGRVDGEVSATSLSWLEKQLKLAGDRHVAIVMHHPPLEIGSEWIDRLRLKNADALFAILDRYPQIKIMLCGHVHQSWDTKREQIRYFTTPSTCVQFLPKSVDFAIDPEAFPGYRLLTIYPDGGWETKVERVAFAYPPHLGKD; encoded by the coding sequence ATGGTTTATCCTGCCCCCCTGCGAATTGCTCAATTGACAGATTTACATTTGTTTGCCGACCCTGGGAAGAAGATGATGGGTCTGGCAACGGCTCGGTCTTTCCAAGCAGTGATTACACATTTGCAACAGTTAGAGCATCAGCCTGATATCTTGTTGCTGACTGGAGATTTGTCTCAGGATGAGACCCCGCAGTCTTATGAGTATTTGGGTAATGTTTTACGTCCTTTGGGGATTCCGACTTATTGGATACCGGGCAACCATGATGATTTGTTGGCAATGGAGCGGATTTTGTCTCAACCACCGATTTATCTGAATAAGTCGGTGCAGGTGGGTAATTGGCATTTTATTCTGTTGTGTTCTAATATTCCGGGTCGCGTGGATGGGGAAGTTTCGGCAACGAGTTTGAGTTGGTTGGAGAAGCAGCTAAAGTTGGCAGGAGATCGCCATGTAGCGATCGTGATGCATCATCCCCCGTTGGAGATCGGGTCAGAATGGATCGATCGCCTGCGCTTGAAAAATGCCGATGCTTTATTTGCCATTCTCGATCGCTATCCGCAAATTAAAATTATGCTCTGCGGTCACGTTCACCAATCATGGGACACGAAGCGAGAACAAATCCGCTATTTCACCACCCCCTCTACTTGCGTGCAGTTTCTGCCCAAGAGTGTGGATTTTGCGATCGATCCCGAAGCATTTCCCGGATATCGGTTATTAACGATTTATCCTGATGGCGGTTGGGAAACCAAAGTTGAGCGCGTGGCTTTTGCTTATCCCCCTCACCTGGGAAAAGACTGA
- the murA gene encoding UDP-N-acetylglucosamine 1-carboxyvinyltransferase yields MTLSLASLNKKASPEASFATALEIQGQYPLKGHVNISGAKNAALVVMAGTILCSGDCRLRNIPNLSDVQRMGQVLSSLGVQVSHNPDALEFNARDFHCTEAPYELVSQLRASFFIIGPMLARLGEASVPLPGGCAIGARPVDLHVRGLQAMGAHVQIEHGVVKAAVPGPNRRLKGAKIYLDYPSVGATETLMMAATLADGETMIENAAQEPEVVDLANFCKSMGARIWGAGTKKIVIEGVARLHSTDYEIIPDRIEAATFLIAGAITRSEISLSPIVPDHLTAAIAKLGEIGCKIVIESPNHLRIIPAYEIKASDITTMPYPGFPTDMQAQFMALLTLSNGDSTISETVFENRMRHVAELNRLGANIRVKGNTAIVRGVPLLSGAPVLATDLRASAGLILAGLAAEGTTIVQDLQHLDRGYERLDLKLQKLGARLRRLSVNDTTAIATATIPPLQVAAQ; encoded by the coding sequence ATTACTCTCTCTCTTGCTTCGCTAAACAAAAAAGCTTCACCGGAAGCGTCTTTTGCCACTGCCCTAGAAATTCAAGGACAATACCCCCTCAAAGGTCATGTCAACATTAGCGGGGCGAAAAACGCTGCGTTAGTTGTAATGGCTGGAACCATCCTCTGTTCAGGGGATTGCCGCCTACGCAACATCCCAAATCTCTCAGACGTTCAGCGTATGGGGCAAGTGCTCTCATCCTTGGGCGTCCAAGTCAGCCATAACCCTGATGCATTGGAATTCAATGCGCGGGATTTCCACTGCACCGAAGCACCTTATGAATTAGTCAGTCAGCTACGGGCCAGTTTCTTTATTATTGGGCCGATGTTAGCCCGGTTGGGAGAGGCTTCTGTACCCCTGCCCGGAGGCTGTGCCATTGGCGCTAGACCAGTGGATCTCCATGTGCGAGGTCTGCAAGCAATGGGTGCCCATGTACAGATTGAGCATGGCGTAGTCAAAGCAGCGGTTCCCGGCCCCAATCGACGCTTAAAAGGAGCCAAAATCTATTTAGATTATCCCAGTGTGGGTGCTACCGAAACTTTGATGATGGCGGCAACTTTGGCTGACGGGGAAACCATGATCGAAAATGCAGCCCAAGAACCGGAAGTTGTGGATTTGGCTAATTTCTGCAAATCAATGGGCGCTCGGATTTGGGGCGCGGGCACCAAGAAAATTGTCATCGAAGGTGTTGCTCGATTACATTCCACTGATTACGAGATTATTCCCGATCGCATTGAAGCGGCAACATTTTTGATCGCTGGGGCGATTACTCGTTCCGAGATATCGTTATCGCCGATCGTTCCCGATCATCTGACAGCGGCGATCGCCAAATTGGGCGAAATTGGCTGCAAGATTGTCATCGAATCCCCAAATCACCTGCGGATTATTCCCGCTTACGAAATTAAAGCCAGCGATATTACCACCATGCCTTATCCCGGATTTCCTACGGATATGCAGGCACAATTTATGGCCTTGTTGACCCTGAGTAATGGCGACAGCACCATCTCAGAAACCGTGTTTGAAAATCGGATGCGCCATGTGGCGGAGTTAAATCGCTTGGGTGCTAATATTCGGGTCAAAGGTAACACCGCGATCGTGCGTGGAGTCCCCCTGTTATCGGGAGCCCCCGTATTAGCCACCGACTTACGAGCCTCTGCGGGACTGATTTTAGCCGGACTCGCCGCCGAAGGAACTACCATTGTCCAAGATTTACAACATCTCGATCGCGGCTATGAAAGGTTGGATCTGAAACTGCAAAAACTTGGTGCGAGATTGCGCCGATTGTCAGTAAATGATACAACCGCAATTGCTACAGCCACAATCCCACCTTTACAAGTCGCGGCTCAATAA
- a CDS encoding RNA methyltransferase, with protein sequence MRPVAALAQPPSASIVIEISSRQNPLVKQIRKLHDAKGRHRENQCLLEGTHLLEVACEVNYPLLNVCATPQWIAQNLSLWQRISTQAKKCQVLSQLVLEAIATTVNPDGIVATAPRPTLDPQQMPKTGIALALETIQDPGNLGTIIRTAAAANAAGLWLSADSVDLDHPKVLRSSAGQWFRLPIAVSADLVTQVKHCQNQGWQIVATDAHASFTYWELDYCQPTLILLGNEGNGLSPELSALADKTVTIPLSGGVESLNVAIAAALILYEAQRQKVSKS encoded by the coding sequence GTGAGACCTGTAGCAGCCTTGGCACAACCACCATCCGCTTCAATAGTAATTGAAATCAGCAGTCGGCAAAATCCTTTAGTCAAGCAAATTCGTAAGCTACATGACGCCAAAGGAAGACACCGAGAAAATCAATGTTTGTTAGAAGGCACCCATTTACTGGAAGTAGCCTGTGAAGTAAATTATCCCTTGCTTAATGTTTGTGCAACTCCCCAATGGATTGCCCAAAATTTATCCCTTTGGCAAAGAATTTCCACCCAGGCAAAAAAGTGCCAAGTGCTGAGTCAATTGGTACTAGAAGCGATCGCCACTACGGTGAATCCTGATGGGATCGTAGCTACCGCGCCCCGTCCTACCCTCGATCCCCAACAGATGCCCAAAACGGGGATCGCTTTAGCTTTAGAAACAATTCAAGATCCGGGCAACTTGGGGACAATTATTAGAACCGCAGCGGCGGCTAATGCAGCGGGTTTATGGTTAAGTGCCGATAGCGTAGATTTAGATCATCCGAAAGTTTTGCGTTCTTCCGCTGGGCAATGGTTTCGTTTGCCAATAGCGGTGAGTGCGGATTTAGTAACTCAGGTGAAACATTGCCAAAATCAAGGATGGCAAATTGTGGCCACGGATGCTCATGCTTCATTCACCTATTGGGAACTTGACTATTGTCAACCGACTCTAATTTTGTTAGGAAATGAAGGCAATGGTTTATCCCCGGAATTGTCAGCGCTTGCTGACAAAACAGTGACGATTCCCCTGAGTGGGGGAGTGGAGTCCTTGAATGTGGCGATCGCTGCTGCCCTAATTCTCTACGAAGCGCAGCGGCAAAAAGTCAGTAAATCTTGA
- a CDS encoding MBL fold metallo-hydrolase, which yields MSHSSDFFVQFWGVRGSVPTPGKDTVRYGGNTSCLEMYIGGKHLIFDGGTGLQVLGQSLLEAQPLEAYMFFTHYHWDHIQGFPFFKPVFISGNRFHIYGSVPPNGESMKQHFLERVLHPNSPVPLSGMKADITFHELICGEPFSIDDIYFETGPLNHPNTAMGYRITWQGHSVFYCTDTEHFPDRMDENVLHLARNADVFIYDAMYTDEEYNNPKSPKHGWGHSTWQEAVKIAKAAGVKKLVIFHHEPTHGDQVLDGIGAQVKEAFPNSVMAREGLILDIIHG from the coding sequence ATGAGCCATTCTTCTGACTTTTTCGTTCAATTCTGGGGGGTACGTGGCAGCGTTCCCACTCCAGGAAAAGACACCGTTCGCTATGGTGGCAATACTTCCTGTTTGGAAATGTACATCGGTGGCAAACACCTAATTTTTGATGGGGGAACCGGCTTACAAGTTCTCGGTCAAAGCTTGCTCGAAGCACAGCCCCTAGAAGCCTATATGTTTTTTACCCATTATCACTGGGATCATATTCAAGGCTTTCCCTTTTTTAAACCAGTATTTATCTCTGGCAATCGCTTTCACATTTATGGATCGGTTCCCCCCAATGGCGAATCCATGAAACAGCATTTTCTCGAACGGGTACTTCATCCCAATTCCCCGGTTCCCCTCTCGGGAATGAAAGCTGATATCACTTTCCATGAATTAATCTGTGGGGAACCGTTCAGTATTGATGATATTTACTTTGAAACCGGGCCATTGAATCACCCAAATACCGCAATGGGCTATCGGATTACTTGGCAAGGGCATTCCGTATTTTATTGTACCGATACCGAACACTTTCCCGATCGCATGGACGAAAATGTACTACATCTGGCGCGAAATGCTGATGTTTTCATTTATGATGCAATGTACACCGACGAAGAGTACAATAACCCTAAATCCCCTAAACATGGATGGGGACATTCTACCTGGCAAGAAGCGGTGAAAATTGCCAAAGCAGCCGGAGTGAAAAAATTAGTCATTTTTCACCACGAACCCACCCACGGCGATCAAGTGCTTGATGGTATTGGGGCACAAGTTAAAGAAGCATTTCCTAACTCAGTGATGGCACGAGAAGGCTTGATTTTAGATATCATTCATGGTTAA
- a CDS encoding DUF433 domain-containing protein: MTLVTTTEYKHILLDEHQVPFINGTSMKVVELVTSVQAYGSSPEELHFQYPHLNMSQIHSALAYYWEHKAEIDEDMKRRFEYSEKLRLEAGESPLSKRLRKFFIGKGEAFRQINLW, encoded by the coding sequence ATGACCCTAGTAACAACCACTGAGTATAAACATATTCTCCTTGATGAGCATCAAGTGCCATTTATTAACGGAACATCGATGAAAGTTGTAGAATTAGTGACTTCTGTTCAGGCTTATGGATCGAGTCCAGAAGAACTACATTTTCAGTATCCTCATTTGAATATGAGTCAGATTCATTCAGCTTTAGCTTATTATTGGGAACACAAAGCAGAAATTGATGAGGATATGAAACGTCGCTTTGAGTATAGCGAGAAACTACGCTTAGAAGCCGGAGAATCTCCTTTATCAAAAAGACTGCGTAAATTTTTTATTGGTAAGGGCGAAGCATTCCGGCAGATAAATTTGTGGTGA
- a CDS encoding helix-turn-helix domain-containing protein: MSNPTSSPTHIGTTEAAHYLGISTVRLRILLQQGRVKGAEKQGRAWIIPLFNGMPVIEERGKGPKGTWYKRPRQVETCILVNRQTIGKNAKEGQNEPPIVVKEGKNQHECHELEINGSCRIVYTPHETGPCGARLWIEAAAHVPLVRKIFATYQPVSQPVTAFV, encoded by the coding sequence ATGAGCAACCCAACCAGCAGCCCCACCCATATCGGCACCACCGAAGCCGCCCACTACCTAGGCATTTCCACCGTCAGACTCCGCATTCTCCTCCAGCAAGGCAGAGTCAAAGGTGCCGAAAAACAAGGCCGCGCCTGGATCATCCCCTTATTTAACGGAATGCCGGTCATCGAAGAACGCGGCAAAGGACCCAAAGGCACCTGGTACAAGCGCCCCCGCCAAGTCGAAACCTGCATCCTGGTCAACCGGCAAACTATTGGCAAAAACGCCAAAGAAGGACAGAATGAGCCGCCGATTGTGGTCAAAGAAGGCAAAAACCAGCATGAATGCCATGAATTAGAGATAAATGGCTCATGCCGAATTGTGTACACTCCCCACGAAACCGGCCCATGCGGTGCTCGGCTGTGGATTGAAGCGGCGGCTCATGTGCCCTTAGTAAGAAAGATTTTTGCCACCTATCAGCCAGTCAGTCAGCCGGTTACAGCGTTTGTTTGA
- a CDS encoding serine protease: MLKVTYHSLMMNFLWLSTAACLGTVCLAWPSQAQPSVFPEGFSESTETELALGETSAQASFDATRLYQVARSISVKVYTGSTNGSGLIIQRQGSVYTMVTNRHVLTPGAPYRVETADGRVYSAEVLENVAFGGNDLALLQFSSTQDYPVASLGAGASLTVGDRVYAGGFPNGVDPSQAGGFVFRDGTVTLLPDRALEKGYQLGFSNRIDKGMSGGPLLNDRGEVVGINGMHAYPLWGNPYIYIDGSEPSAATREVMVRSSWAIPMETLVQLAAGLSLRHSGLSANLPTNPSAGLWPNSSGNLPANSSANLPPVAWGGFGQGIGGDTGLPTEDGFLIQPLDETLGGDNGTGLGAISPSTSNGQRSIMNNQPLAPLPPNPDSFLNPQINPQLSPQLSPQRNSQLNPQLGGTLSTSDGLLIMPLESGTENNFSNFAPEVASPQLANPSGQTAW; encoded by the coding sequence ATGTTGAAAGTAACTTATCACAGTTTAATGATGAATTTTCTTTGGCTATCGACAGCGGCTTGTTTGGGTACGGTTTGCTTGGCTTGGCCATCACAGGCACAACCATCGGTTTTTCCTGAAGGCTTTTCGGAATCGACAGAGACAGAGCTTGCGCTTGGGGAAACTTCGGCGCAGGCAAGCTTTGATGCTACTAGGCTTTACCAGGTCGCCCGGTCTATTTCGGTGAAGGTTTATACCGGCTCTACCAATGGTTCCGGGTTGATTATTCAGCGCCAGGGGTCGGTTTATACGATGGTGACAAATCGTCATGTGCTGACTCCAGGGGCTCCTTACCGAGTGGAGACGGCGGACGGTCGGGTGTATTCGGCTGAGGTGCTGGAAAATGTGGCTTTCGGCGGCAATGATTTGGCGCTGTTGCAGTTTTCTAGTACCCAGGATTATCCCGTAGCTTCTCTGGGGGCGGGGGCAAGTTTGACAGTGGGCGATCGCGTCTATGCCGGGGGATTTCCCAATGGGGTCGATCCGTCTCAGGCTGGGGGCTTTGTGTTCCGGGATGGGACGGTGACGTTGTTGCCCGATCGCGCCTTGGAAAAAGGCTATCAACTTGGGTTTAGCAATCGGATCGATAAGGGGATGAGCGGCGGGCCGTTGCTGAACGATCGCGGTGAAGTCGTGGGGATTAACGGAATGCACGCTTATCCTCTGTGGGGCAATCCTTATATATATATAGACGGTTCCGAACCGAGCGCGGCAACTCGTGAGGTAATGGTGCGCTCTAGTTGGGCGATTCCCATGGAAACTTTGGTGCAGTTGGCAGCGGGTTTGTCCTTAAGGCATTCTGGCTTATCCGCAAATTTGCCCACTAATCCCTCCGCAGGGTTATGGCCAAATTCATCAGGCAACCTACCAGCAAATTCATCGGCCAATTTGCCGCCAGTAGCTTGGGGAGGTTTTGGTCAAGGAATCGGGGGAGATACTGGATTACCCACTGAGGATGGCTTTTTGATTCAGCCGTTGGACGAAACATTGGGGGGAGATAACGGGACTGGTCTGGGGGCAATTTCGCCGTCAACCAGTAACGGTCAACGGTCAATCATGAACAATCAACCATTGGCACCATTACCTCCCAACCCAGATAGTTTCTTGAATCCACAAATAAATCCGCAACTCAGCCCGCAATTAAGCCCGCAACGGAACTCGCAGCTAAACCCACAACTAGGGGGAACGCTTTCTACGTCCGATGGCTTGTTAATTATGCCCCTGGAGTCGGGAACGGAGAATAATTTCTCTAATTTTGCCCCAGAGGTGGCGTCTCCTCAGTTGGCAAATCCATCTGGACAGACTGCTTGGTAA
- a CDS encoding COP23 domain-containing protein, producing the protein MMNTRSLASFFTTAALTLTTVAAFQSPSKADNTTFHCGVWVTGPNAGVPVTFAQTPIGAIPIINWVSHQFSDSGYTPERRCQEVSGRFQSAYNQGTLNYITTGYKNGQPVVCTSSNNGGPCSMVLFTLKPGSDASRTVQQLFDIRNLAAGPLNESEGKVYLDMNAFLEGSSPVDASQIQGAGGSNASSPTPSPAPGATSPSPMPQPSSGGGGTAW; encoded by the coding sequence ATGATGAATACGCGATCGTTAGCCAGCTTTTTCACTACAGCCGCGCTAACTTTAACGACCGTAGCCGCCTTCCAGTCACCGAGTAAAGCGGATAACACTACTTTCCACTGCGGAGTTTGGGTGACAGGGCCAAATGCAGGTGTTCCCGTCACTTTCGCTCAAACCCCTATCGGCGCGATTCCGATTATTAATTGGGTATCCCATCAGTTCAGCGATTCTGGCTATACCCCAGAACGCCGTTGTCAGGAAGTTTCAGGGCGATTCCAAAGTGCTTATAACCAGGGGACTTTGAATTACATCACCACTGGGTATAAAAACGGGCAGCCCGTGGTTTGCACCAGCAGCAATAATGGCGGACCTTGCAGCATGGTGTTATTCACTCTGAAACCGGGTAGCGACGCCAGTCGGACGGTTCAGCAGTTATTCGATATCCGCAACTTGGCCGCTGGCCCTTTGAATGAATCAGAAGGAAAGGTTTATCTGGATATGAACGCCTTCTTGGAAGGGTCGTCACCAGTAGATGCCAGTCAAATTCAAGGGGCTGGTGGTTCAAACGCTTCGTCCCCAACTCCTTCGCCAGCACCAGGGGCGACTTCTCCGAGTCCGATGCCTCAGCCCAGCAGTGGGGGTGGTGGAACAGCTTGGTAG
- the aroC gene encoding chorismate synthase, with translation MGNTFGHLFRITTFGESHGGGVGVVIDGCPPQLEISAAEIQFELDRRRPGQSKITTPRKETDTCEILSGVFQGKTLGTPIAILVRNQDTRPQDYNDMATKYRPSHADATYDAKYGIRNWQGGGRSSARETIGRVAAGAIAKKILAQVAGVEIIGYVKRIKDLEGEIDPATVTLEQVESNIVRCPDTAIAAQMIALIEQIGREGDSLGGVVECVARKVPKGLGSPVFDKLEADLAKGVMSLPASKGFEIGSGFAGTLLTGKEHNDEFYIDKTGNIRTATNQSGGIQGGIANGEDIIIRVAFKPTATIRKEQRTVTSTGEETVLAAKGRHDPCVLPRAVPMVEAMVALVLCDHLLRHQGQCGALKIN, from the coding sequence ATGGGCAACACATTCGGACATCTTTTCAGAATTACCACGTTTGGCGAATCTCATGGCGGTGGCGTCGGCGTTGTGATTGATGGGTGTCCTCCACAACTCGAAATTTCCGCCGCCGAAATCCAGTTTGAGCTAGATCGGCGCCGTCCCGGACAAAGTAAAATCACCACCCCGCGCAAAGAAACGGATACTTGTGAAATTCTTTCGGGGGTTTTTCAGGGTAAAACCCTGGGGACACCGATCGCCATTTTGGTGCGGAACCAGGACACTCGACCCCAAGACTACAACGACATGGCGACTAAATATCGCCCCTCTCATGCGGATGCCACTTACGATGCTAAATATGGCATTAGAAACTGGCAAGGAGGGGGGCGATCTTCGGCGCGAGAAACCATTGGTCGAGTCGCTGCCGGGGCGATCGCCAAAAAAATTCTCGCCCAAGTCGCCGGGGTAGAAATCATTGGTTATGTCAAACGCATCAAAGACCTAGAAGGGGAGATCGACCCAGCCACCGTCACCCTGGAACAAGTAGAAAGCAACATCGTGCGTTGCCCTGACACTGCGATCGCAGCACAAATGATCGCCCTCATCGAACAAATTGGCCGCGAAGGGGACTCCTTGGGCGGCGTCGTGGAATGTGTCGCCCGAAAAGTCCCCAAAGGCTTAGGTTCTCCGGTCTTTGACAAACTCGAAGCCGACCTAGCCAAAGGAGTTATGTCCCTACCGGCCTCAAAAGGCTTTGAAATTGGTTCAGGGTTTGCGGGTACCCTCCTTACCGGCAAAGAACATAACGATGAATTCTATATAGATAAAACTGGCAATATTCGCACCGCCACCAACCAATCCGGGGGAATTCAAGGTGGCATTGCCAACGGTGAGGACATTATTATCCGAGTAGCCTTTAAACCAACTGCTACAATTCGGAAAGAGCAGCGTACTGTCACCAGCACCGGAGAAGAAACCGTGCTGGCTGCCAAAGGCCGCCACGATCCTTGCGTCCTACCCAGGGCAGTGCCAATGGTAGAAGCAATGGTTGCACTTGTCTTGTGCGATCATCTTTTGCGTCATCAGGGTCAATGTGGTGCATTAAAGATAAATTAG
- the cofG gene encoding 7,8-didemethyl-8-hydroxy-5-deazariboflavin synthase subunit CofG, giving the protein MLIPSLTSKLITYSPAYTLVPTYECFNRCSYCNFREEPGKSPWISLSEAEALLKSLANKDTIEILILSGEVHPQSSRRKAWFEIIYDLGELALNLGFLPHTNAGILTFAEMAKLKEVNVSMGLMLEQINPNLLTNVHKYAPSKLPSLRLEQLEWAGQLEIPFTTGLLLGIGECDADRQETLEAIAHIQEKWGHIQEVILQPYSLGSQQISDAPGFNLEELPEVVAIARQILPNNITIQIPPNLVTQPQILLACLDAGARDLGGIGPWDEVNPDYPHPHHQQLAEILAPGGWELVPRLPLYPQYYSRLSEALQNSVQRGRLNGKIYSEIA; this is encoded by the coding sequence ATGCTAATCCCTAGTTTAACATCTAAGCTTATTACCTATAGTCCAGCCTATACCCTGGTGCCAACTTACGAATGTTTTAATCGTTGTAGTTACTGTAATTTTCGGGAAGAACCGGGTAAAAGTCCTTGGATAAGTTTATCTGAAGCTGAAGCATTGCTGAAGTCTTTAGCAAATAAAGATACCATAGAAATTTTGATCCTCAGTGGGGAAGTTCATCCCCAAAGTTCTCGCCGCAAAGCCTGGTTTGAAATAATTTATGACTTGGGAGAATTAGCTTTAAATCTGGGATTTTTACCCCACACTAATGCTGGTATTTTGACTTTTGCGGAAATGGCAAAACTGAAGGAGGTGAATGTGTCAATGGGATTAATGTTGGAACAAATCAATCCTAATTTATTGACAAATGTACATAAATATGCACCTAGTAAGTTGCCATCTTTACGACTGGAACAGTTAGAATGGGCGGGACAATTAGAGATTCCTTTTACGACGGGATTATTATTAGGAATTGGCGAATGTGATGCCGATCGGCAAGAAACTTTAGAGGCGATCGCGCATATCCAGGAAAAATGGGGACATATCCAAGAAGTTATCCTGCAACCTTATAGTTTAGGCAGCCAACAAATCTCAGATGCACCGGGTTTTAATCTGGAAGAATTGCCGGAAGTAGTAGCGATCGCCCGTCAAATTCTCCCGAATAATATAACTATTCAAATTCCCCCCAACCTTGTCACCCAACCCCAAATATTACTTGCTTGTTTAGACGCAGGGGCTAGAGACTTAGGAGGAATCGGGCCGTGGGACGAAGTAAACCCTGATTATCCCCATCCCCACCATCAACAACTGGCGGAAATTTTAGCCCCAGGGGGTTGGGAATTAGTCCCCCGTTTGCCCCTATATCCGCAATATTACAGTCGTTTGTCAGAAGCGCTACAAAATTCCGTCCAGAGAGGACGGTTAAATGGTAAAATTTATTCGGAAATAGCATGA
- a CDS encoding M48 family metallopeptidase, translating to MAVSKVQLIGLRADAFRHPLDFEATNSLKQLPGLDLIVRQLLGSLGEQFFYLENIASSVLVNEQQLPELHQALLEACQILDLEPPQLYVRQNPVPNAYTFAMRGKQPFIVLHTSLISMLTPAEIQAVMAHELGHLKCEHGVYLTLANLILLAAGQLPNLGGLIAQGLQSQILQWLRCAEFSCDRAALLATQDPRVVSSVLMKLAGGSPTLAPQLNLDAFLAQAKTYDIISETEMGRIFKEAQSSQLTHPLPVLRAREIQRWASSKDYESVLQRQEIVYNKKVKPNPKGEWRNW from the coding sequence ATGGCTGTCTCTAAGGTACAACTGATTGGTTTACGAGCCGACGCCTTTCGTCATCCGCTCGATTTTGAAGCAACAAATTCACTCAAACAGTTGCCCGGACTAGATTTAATAGTGCGGCAACTGCTTGGATCCCTGGGAGAGCAATTTTTTTACTTAGAAAATATTGCCTCTAGTGTTCTGGTGAACGAGCAGCAGTTACCCGAACTGCATCAGGCGCTGTTAGAAGCCTGCCAGATACTGGATCTGGAACCCCCACAATTGTATGTCCGCCAAAATCCCGTCCCAAATGCTTATACATTTGCGATGCGAGGCAAGCAGCCTTTTATCGTGCTACATACATCACTGATTTCTATGTTGACACCGGCAGAGATTCAAGCAGTGATGGCTCACGAACTGGGACACTTGAAATGCGAACATGGGGTGTATCTCACTTTAGCCAATTTGATTTTATTGGCCGCAGGGCAGTTGCCGAATTTAGGCGGGTTAATTGCCCAAGGTTTACAGAGTCAAATTCTCCAATGGTTGCGCTGTGCGGAGTTTAGCTGCGATCGCGCGGCTTTATTAGCCACCCAAGACCCCAGAGTCGTCAGTTCTGTACTGATGAAACTGGCCGGAGGCTCTCCCACTCTGGCTCCGCAATTAAATTTAGATGCATTTCTTGCACAAGCGAAAACTTATGATATAATAAGCGAGACTGAGATGGGACGAATCTTTAAAGAAGCACAGTCCTCCCAGTTGACGCATCCCTTGCCAGTCCTACGTGCTAGAGAAATCCAGCGATGGGCCAGCAGCAAAGATTATGAATCAGTGTTGCAAAGGCAAGAAATCGTGTATAATAAAAAAGTCAAGCCCAATCCCAAGGGCGAGTGGCGAAATTGGTAG
- a CDS encoding pentapeptide repeat-containing protein translates to MASNPTHIKRLLSTKQCQGGDLRDAHLAGFNLSKADLSGAHLIFANLNGANLGHANLSGADLSFANFVGSDLQGANLSGIDAQGVNFLDAKLIQAHLGGSDLVFANLVNSDLTNADLSGANLEGANLIGITLNGSKLTGANLTGANLGQSKLRGANLSNAQLTDARLVDADLSDADLTGVNLRNANLLNANLSGANLSGADLTGANLAQVKLDGAIGLYQSPPMERHPMDSQASPHYPPGGQQPAYLSLLHSGSDRDRTSNSRPPHTPQLQY, encoded by the coding sequence ATGGCCAGCAATCCCACGCATATTAAACGCTTATTATCCACCAAACAATGTCAAGGGGGGGATCTGCGCGATGCTCACTTGGCAGGGTTCAATCTAAGTAAGGCTGACCTCAGTGGAGCGCATCTGATCTTTGCTAACCTGAATGGGGCGAACTTAGGTCATGCCAATCTCAGTGGGGCTGATTTGAGTTTTGCCAATTTTGTCGGGTCGGATTTGCAGGGAGCAAATCTAAGTGGCATCGATGCTCAAGGGGTGAACTTTTTGGATGCTAAACTGATCCAAGCCCACTTGGGGGGTTCGGATTTGGTGTTTGCGAATTTAGTTAATAGCGATTTAACCAATGCTGACCTGAGTGGAGCCAACCTGGAAGGGGCGAACCTGATTGGGATTACTTTGAATGGCAGCAAGCTGACTGGAGCAAACCTGACCGGGGCTAACTTGGGGCAAAGTAAACTGAGAGGCGCGAATCTCAGTAATGCTCAACTGACCGATGCTCGGTTGGTGGATGCGGATCTTAGTGATGCGGATTTGACTGGGGTAAATTTAAGAAATGCTAATTTACTGAATGCGAATTTAAGCGGGGCAAATTTAAGCGGGGCAGATTTGACGGGGGCGAATTTGGCTCAGGTGAAGTTGGATGGGGCGATCGGTTTATATCAATCGCCGCCGATGGAAAGACATCCGATGGATAGTCAGGCTTCTCCCCATTATCCCCCTGGTGGGCAACAGCCCGCTTATTTGAGTTTGCTTCACTCTGGAAGCGATCGCGATCGCACATCTAATTCCCGACCCCCCCATACGCCGCAACTTCAGTATTAA